One genomic window of Solanum stenotomum isolate F172 chromosome 9, ASM1918654v1, whole genome shotgun sequence includes the following:
- the LOC125877315 gene encoding aspartic proteinase nepenthesin-1-like, whose product MEARKRFMSIDPTKIPDPPMPSYTFALYNRGLFEKSKFKDYDSLLENRLARSQARAKNLAMILENSNMIGENGARTRPQGAHKSKRDNGNVPKTTSLQFADGEYVASFILGTDQQTTRHLLIDTGSDLVWWQCGPCAENKCYEQKTEPLYDLFKSKTYRKLDCVAESRNCVFKSKVIDCIPQGNTCIYDYKYGDGSRTRGWIAKDVITFVLDQNQVSILFGCGRDQTSGSAFSREFSGIAGLGRRVNVGGYSLQSQFKVDIMALCLPEFYSTKTSTISFHTTPFKKKTSARLLPSSRLPTYYFINLFKVFINNKEVPWFPSLSRNFGNDMTGSCFVDTGVTVTSFPQDFYTVFRDTFRKEVNIPVYDAPLGNFDTCYMVDPGVVPTFPVVKMYFGQQNPENLLLLEQKRVVVHERGLFCMAFTKWDQPLAIIGSYQLQGIGLTFDTATETLSFELDACS is encoded by the coding sequence ATGGAAGCTAGAAAAAGATTTATGTCTATTGATCCAACTAAGATTCCAGATCCTCCAATGCCATCATATACTTTTGCACTTTACAATCGCggtttatttgaaaagtcaaaGTTCAAAGACTATGACTCATTACTTGAAAATAGGCTTGCTCGTTCTCAAGCTAGAGCGAAGAATTTGGCTATGATTCTCGAGAACAGTAACATGATTGGTGAGAATGGAGCTCGGACAAGGCCACAAGGAGCACATAAGAGTAAAAGGGACAACGGAAATGTTCCGAAAACAACAAGTCTACAATTCGCAGATGGTGAGTATGTAGCATCTTTTATTCTTGGTACTGATCAACAAACTACAAGGCACTTGCTAATAGACACAGGCAGTGATTTAGTTTGGTGGCAATGTGGGCCATGTGCAGAAAATAAGTGTTATGAACAAAAAACTGAACctttatatgatttatttaagTCAAAAACATATCGAAAACTCGATTGTGTTGCAGAAAGTAGAAATTGTGTATTCAAATCCAAGGTTATTGACTGTATTCCGCAAGGTAATACGTGTATCTATGATTACAAATACGGGGATGGATCAAGAACAAGAGGTTGGATTGCAAAAGATGTGATTACTTTTGTTTTAGACCAAAATCAGGTAAGCATTCTTTTTGGATGTGGCAGAGATCAAACGAGTGGATCAGCTTTTAGTCGTGAATTTTCTGGAATTGCTGGCCTCGGACGAAGAGTAAATGTAGGTGGATATTCTTTACAATCGCAATTTAAGGTGGATATAATGGCCTTATGTCTACCGGAGTTTTACTCCACAAAAACATCTACAATTAGCTTCCACACAACaccatttaagaaaaaaacatcAGCAAGACTATTACCAAGTTCCAGATTGCCTACATATTATTTCATCAAcctttttaaagtttttattaACAATAAGGAAGTCCCATGGTTCCCATCACTGTCGCGGAATTTTGGAAATGACATGACCGGTAGTTGCTTCGTGGATACAGGAGTAACTGTCACCAGTTTCCCTCAAGATTTTTATACAGTATTCCGTGATACATTCAGAAAGGAAGTAAATATTCCTGTGTATGATGCTCCACTTGGAAATTTTGACACTTGCTATATGGTGGATCCAGGTGTGGTACCAACTTTCCCCGTTGTGAAGATGTACTTCGGTCAACAAAACCCAGAAAATTTGTTGTTACTAGAACAAAAACGAGTCGTGGTTCATGAGAGGGGGCTATTCTGTATGGCTTTTACGAAATGGGACCAACCCCTCGCAATTATAGGAAGTTATCAACTCCAAGGTATAGGATTAACTTTTGATACAGCAACAGAAACTTTGTCTTTTGAATTAGATGCATGTAGTTAA